A genomic region of Spodoptera frugiperda isolate SF20-4 chromosome 31, AGI-APGP_CSIRO_Sfru_2.0, whole genome shotgun sequence contains the following coding sequences:
- the LOC118276198 gene encoding formin-binding protein 4 has product MSKANPLAGLIANYGDSDEESDDGMQAPPLPPEPDTRKSYPAPLPGHAYQNTAVNSSGAVHPAPIPHCPWSACYDESSGFTYYWNQQTNAVTWEAPPEYLLALKLAQQQLHVAGTAEVSAEEWQLYQQALAEKQNMQNNKTVAKTSVIKTTRKVEKNNVGIKDTGNKNRKRSHSDDEEEKIELITSYHNSDSESNDEGDTPTKPVVPKTKTNVHKKAKVKPMEYGPALPPANYTVPIGPELPPELMQNGTKSPGDKVDNDVTKQDKKTDEDSQDESTLFLKLKSKAKILEKLGGELPKDLQKIISDDPRSGSSTPKRDEASTKPSANIDDMLEEIEKKELPKVSKSKNSDDGKSNGSLSAKNSPKRVATPPAAEVKPLFPSANARHLDDAPATPPSLPPTPPLNEIEHEELRVEVTEKKGVNLYLMDMEERRDNIGKKKLRISNSVLPDRKKTEEPSYTTKYSQVIEGFSGERTGLGFTKEEEGRESPKNTINYGNGLMFTKGETLNEDKKDEDLDDLTDLVEAKLKYLNQAQPCVLTPVQEMLIQMQTLVSAFRAGALSVAYWRRWATGAAAALAAHEARAAPPGWSAAFLRSEGRYCYRREADGLVQWEYPATTHTDMEICTTPPHPGSDAKEEIPPPLPPTPPQASVPSPPSLPASSWQMRSVTPPPPVLTGAAPAWGRARTPPPPSWMDPPPPGCDDIPPLPVNSEPKQEIGDELASFYSDIAELEKQTSAPHTASNSPEPVDMKEKSREKDRETQKERDRERERDKDKESKVPKKKSKVKISASVGLKHKSVSNLVAKWQQVADEIHSD; this is encoded by the exons ATGAGTAAAGCAAATCCTTTAGCTGGCTTGATAGCTAATTACGGGGATTCTGATGAGGAATCTGATGATGGAATGCAGGCGCCGCCGTTACCACCGGAGCCTGATACACGGAAATCTTATCCTGCACCCTTGCCAGGACATGCGTATCAAAACACGGCTGTGAACTCTTCGGGGGCCGTGCACCCAGCCCCTATACCTCATTGCC CATGGTCAGCTTGCTATGATGAGTCAAGTGGCTTCACATACTACTGGAACCAGCAAACCAATGCGGTGACATGGGAAGCACCTCCGGAGTACTTACTGGCTTTGAAGCTAGCACAGCAGCAACTACATGTCGCAG GTACGGCAGAAGTATCTGCAGAAGAGTGGCAGCTCTACCAACAGGCGTTGGCAGAGAAACAGAACATGCAGAACAATAAAACAGTTGCGAAGACTTCCGTCATTAAAACTACAAGGAAGGTTGAAAAGAACAATGTTGGCATCAAGGATACTGGCAATAAGAATAGAAAACGGAGTCATAGTGATGATGAGGAAga AAAAATCGAACTAATAACATCATACCACAATTCGGACTCTGAATCTAATGATGAGGGAGATACACCTACTAAACCAGTGGTCCCGAAGACTAAAACCAATGTCCACAAGAAAGCCAAAGTAAAACCCATGGAGTATGGACCTGCCTTACCTCCTGCCAACTACACGGTGCCAATCGGACCTGAACTGCCTCCGGAATTGATGCAAAATGGAACTAAATCGCCTGGCGATAAGGTTGACAATGATGTGACAAAACAG GATAAGAAAACCGACGAAGACAGCCAAGACGAAAGCACACTGTTCCTTAAacttaaaagtaaagcaaaaatattagaaaaattgGGCGGCGAGTTACCAAAAGACTTACAAAAGATAATCAGTGATGACCCTCGATCTGGTAGCTCCACACCAAAAAGAGATGAAGCCAGCACTAAACCCAGTGCTAACATCGATGACATGCTAGAAGAAATTGAGAAAAAGGAATTGCCTAAAGTCTCTAAATCAAAGAACAGTGATGATGGAAAGTCTAATGGATCACTTAGTGCTAAGAACTCTCCTAAAAGGGTAGCCACACCTCCAGCCGCTGAAGTTAAACCTCTGTTCCCAAGTGCTAATGCCAGACATTTAGACGATGCCCCAGCGACCCCACCATCACTTCCCCCAACTCCTCCACTCAATGAAATAGAACATGAAGAATTAAGAGTAGAAGTGACAGAGAAGAAAGGTGTCAATCTTTATCTAATGGACATGGAGGAGAGAAGAGATAACATTGGCAAGAAGAAACTAAGAATATCAAACTCTGTGCTACCAGACCGCAAGAAGACTGAGGAACCATCTTACACAACCAAATATTCACAAGTCATTGAAGGTTTCTCTGGAGAGAGAACTGGTCTAGGCTTTACTAAAGAAGAAGAAGGTCGTGAGAGTCCAAAGAACACCATTAATTACGGCAATGGTTTAATGTTTACCAAAGGAGAAACATTGAATGAAGATAAGAAAGATGAGGATCTCGATGACCTGACGGATCTAGTCGAAGCTAAGCTCAAGTACTTAAACCAAGCACAGCCGTGTGTACTGACACCGGTGCAGGAGATGTTGATACAGATGCAG ACGCTGGTATCAGCATTCCGCGCGGGCGCGCTGTCGGTCGCGTACTGGCGGCGCTGGGCGACGGGCGCGGCCGCGGCGCTGGCGGCGCACGAGGCGCGCGCGGCGCCGCCCGGCTGGAGCGCCGCCTTCCTGAG GTCGGAGGGGCGCTACTGCTACAGACGGGAGGCTGACGGACTCGTACAATGGGAGTACCCGGCCACTACGCACACCGATATGGAGATATGTACCACGCCGCCGCATCCTGGGAGTGACGCTaag GAGGAAATACCACCACCGTTACCGCCGACTCCGCCACAGGCGTCGGTACCATCGCCGCCATCATTACCGGCCTCATCCTGGCAGATGCGATCGGTGACACCACCCCCACCAGTACTTACTGGCGCTGCTCCAGCGTGGGGTCGGGCCAGAACCCCACCGCCGCCATCTTGGATGGACCCGCCACCACCTGGCTGTGATGATATTCCACCGTTACCTGTTAAC TCAGAACCAAAACAAGAGATCGGCGACGAGTTAGCCTCATTCTACAGCGACATAGCAGAGCTTGAGAAGCAGACGTCGGCACCCCACACAGCCTCCAACTCGCCTGAACCAGTGGACATGAaagaaaaatcaagagaaaaggaCAGGGAGACTCaaaaagaaagagatagagaaaggGAAAGGGATAAGGATAAGGAATCTAAGGTTCCCAAGAAGAAATCTAAG gtaaaaaTATCAGCATCAGTGGGATTAAAACACAAATCAGTATCGAATTTAGTAGCGAAATGGCAACAAGTCGCAGATGAGATCCACTCAGACTAA